Within the Oryctolagus cuniculus chromosome 19, mOryCun1.1, whole genome shotgun sequence genome, the region ATAAATAATCAGTGTGAGCGTGGATGAGTTCATTAATCACATAaggttgttttacatttttaggcAGCTTGGATTAATTAGGAGAAAGTCAATTGCATCAGCAAGTGGAAATCTAGGAAGAGGCAAATTCAGTAAGTAGTGTGCCGAGTTTCTTTGCATTTTGTAGCCTTGCACTTTGAATACTGGTAAAGCATTAAGAACCCCTTAATCTTTTACAGAGCAGTTGTTTCAGTACTTAATTGTCATTGATTTTGAGTCGACATGCTGGAATGATGGAAAGCACCACCATAACCAGGAAATAAGTAAGTCTGCACTGCCATTGGCCAAAGCTGGTCCAGATGAGTCCCTTTACAGTCTATAACTATAAACCAGCCAACAATTTAAGGAAATAGTCTATGAGTGTAGTTTAGTATGAAATTTAGGTCAGTGTTCAGCACATAGCAGACAATAAAAATCTTTTGGAGATGAAGTAAGTATTTAGCCTCAATAACCAGCAAGGGTGATGATCAACCTTATTATTCCCCTATTGAAATGTAAATTGCATGAGGACTGGAGACTGTGTGGTTTCATGGACTGGGATATTCCCCAAACATAGAACAATTCCTGGCAAAAGACCTCATTCTTGTctaaaaaagaactaaatctcAGATAACATACTTAGTGTGTCATTCATGAGTATAAAGTAATTGTTATAGGATTACATACAAAACTTCAGCTtaatagaaactgaaaaaaatacttgtacaaaaaatacatttcagtGCTTTTCGTATTTAATAGtggaaatatgtattttaagtgTTCATAACTtgagtattttgattttttggcATCACActacttttgttattttaatatgGTTTTACTGAAACTGTTTAATAATACTATTATATAAATCTGCTTAATATATTCaagcattaattttaaaaattatatatttaaatgtcaattgatgtttctttcatttagttgAATTTCCAGCAGTATTGTTGAATACTTCAACTGGAGAAATTGAATCTGAGTTCCATACATATGTTCAACCTCAGGAACATCCAATTCTTTCTGAATTTTGCATGGAACTGACAGGCATAAAGCAGGTatgatacaaattttaaaattcacaagtcagtttcaaaaagaaaagctACGTACTATTTGGCATCAGATTTATTCAgtgttaaaagaaataaaggaataaaggTTCCCCTGGAATCTTTACAAACTGGAATGAGtagtttcatgaaaatgaatatctaatttgttttgttgaggagctggtgttatggcacagtgaatgaagccaccacttgcaacactagcatcccctatcagagtaccagttcaagtcctttgtgAGTTCTACCCACTGTGTTATTTTTTCCCACGTGTTTTTACATCTCTTCACAAAATAAACTCTTGCCCATTTAGAACCTCTTCTTTGTTATGTCCGCTGATGAGCTCTGTCTTACAATACATGCTCAGTAGTTGTGGAATTTAACTGAATTCAGATTTTGTGACTCTACAGACTCAAGTTGATGAAGGAGTGCCTCTGAAGATTTGCTTGTCTCAATTCTGTAAATGGATTCATAAGATCCAGCAACAGAAGAAAATTGTTTTTAGTACTGGAGTTTCAGAGCCTTCTTCTTCAGAAGTACAACCATGTACATTTGTTACTTGGTCAGGTAAAAAATAAGTTATGCTTACCAGTCATAAATGTGTAGTATTACCACTATGTAatctttatttccaattttatatTTGTGACCTAGAATGTTAACTTCCTAggacagaaaaaaatttacatgCCTAGCAATTGTTAACCAAGAAAGTAaaatcattcatatttttaaagttatcatTCTGGAACACCTTAAAGTTTTTAGCTTTAGCTTTAAGAATCATTGTAGATGTTCCTTTCTGTTCTGAATCCAGGCAGAAGATTTAGTAAAACCTTTTCTCATGATATTCTCTGTAGCTTTGAATAAAAAGAATCCTGATGCAGCTTACCTCCTTTGCTTTTATGCTTTGACACTTACTAACGTAGACTTCAAGAAAAAATTGGCCACTTAAATGAGGTCTTTTGgggtgtttttggttttgttttgttttgttttgtttttaaaatttattgtatgtatttgaaaggcagagttgcagagaggaagaggcagaggcagagagagagagagaggtcttccatccactgcttcactccccaactggccacaatggccggagctgtgctgatccaaagccaggagtcatgagcttcttctgggtctcccacatgggtacaagggcccaaggtcttgagctatctcttactgctttcccaggccatagcagagagctggatcagaagtagagcagcaggaactcaaaccagcacccatatgggatgctggcactgcaggcagtggcttaacccgctacatcacagctccggccccctaAATTAGGTCTTTTGTACAATTGTGATATAGCATTGCCATCAATACTCATTAATAGCAATGCAGTGCCATTGACTATTATTACCATAACACTAATAGCCATGTTTGGTTTCAAGTTGCTATATAATATTTGGTTTCTAaatgatattaatattttcttagaGCATAAGACATACATGGCTTGTAATTTAACACTTTACTGTTCTGAAATAGTGTTTTATTGAGTGTTTAAGAAGTGATTTTGAAACTTAGTCACCAAACTAATTTGTTATAGTTATATAAAGTGTATAattaggggcctgtgctgtggcatagcagatgaagccactgcctgcagtgccagcatcccaaatgggcgctggtttgagtcccagctgttccagttccaatccagctctctgctgtggcctggaaaagcagtgaaagatggcccaagtccttgggcccctgcacccgtgtgggagacccagaagaaactcttggctcctggcttcttttttttttttttttttttttttttgacaggcagagtggacagtgagagagagagacagagagaaaggtcttcctttgccattggttcaccctccaatggccgccgcggccgctgatccgatggcaggagccaggagccaggtgcttttcctggtctcccatggggtgcagggcccaagcacctgggccatcctccactgcactccctggccacagcagagagctggcctggaagaggggcaaccgggactagaacccggtgtgccggcgccgctaggcggaggattagcctagtgagccgcggcgccggccggctcctggcttctgataggcacagctccagcctttgtggccatctggggagtgaatcagcagatggaagacctctctctctgcctctgcctctctgtaactctgcttttcaaataaatcttaaataaataaagtgtataATTATTAGTTATTAGCAAAGAAGTTAAGTTTTGCTGATCTATTTTAAATCATCTTCTAGCTTTTATTTGCAAATGGTGATAgcataaaaaatgttaatattgaCTGTGTTCTATTTTGATGTATTTAAAACAGACTGGGACTTGGGAGTTTGCTTGGAGTATGAGTGTAAGAGAAAACAACTGTTAAAACCTGTGTTTTTAAATTCTTGGATTGATCTCAGAGCAACTTACAAGGTAAAGGTCAAACATAGTTGCATGTTTACTTTCCTTCTGTTGAAAAATGGTTACATTTTATCCTACATAGGGATATGAGTTTCTACAAATAAGATATTTTcttgggttgggcatttggcacagcagttaagacactccttgggatgcctgcatcccatatcagagtgcctgaattcaagtctcagctccacttctgactctagcttccagctaatgtgcaccctgaaaggcagcaccctgctggctcaaatatttgggttgctaccacccatgtgggagacttggattgaattcctggctcttggctttggcctggcccagccccagctattatgagcatttggggagtaaaccagcagatgggaaattggtctctctgtcttttgtataactggcatcccatatgggatgccagcgctgcaggcaaaggcttaacctattatgccacagcactggcccctaaataaatgaaataagatatattttaaaataagaagatacttttttttttgagatggtctcataaatatatttctgaaagtattggaaaacaacaaaaagaaaaaacatttccaATCTAGTAGAACTAAAAGTTATgataggggtcggtgctgtggtgtagtgggtaaagcctcagcctgcagtgccagcatcccatctgggcaccggtttaggtcccggctgctccacttcccatccagctctctgctatggcctgggaaagcagtagaagataccccaggttcttgggctcctgcacccttgtgggagacccggaagaagctcctgactcctgactttagatcggcgcagctctggctgttgcagccagttgggggatgaaccagtggatggaagacctctctctctttatgcctctccttctttctctatgtaactctttcaaataaataaatatatctttcaaaaacaaaacaaaacaaaaaaaattatgataagtgGTTAATGCATAGCCTTTTAAGTACTAACCACTTTTTTTAAGCTCTGACTTCTTTTGTTTGGTTAGCTTTTTTATAGGAGAAAACCAAAAGGACTAAGTGGTGCCTTGCAGGAAGTGGGAATAGAATTCTCAGGAAGAGAACATTCTGGTAAGtataaacttaaaataattttattatgtaaGTTATTTGAagtttataaaatttttcatataattcTCATTTTTGACAGTTTCATTCATCAGGAATATCCATCAACACAGAAAAAGTTCTTGATCTATATAATTCAAGACTTTGAAATTATCCCtttcataaattttataaagACTGTCATCTGTTGGCTTTCTGTTTGCTAAAAAGAATCAGCCAAATAAAGTGGAAATTAAATAAATGCTCAGATAATTTAGTGGACTAGTGAAAAAGTTGAATAACACTATTAGATTACTCACAAATTATGGTCCCTACAGGTTATTGATCACACTTTGGGGAACTAACAAATTTTCACTTCCTTCTCTGAACATAAAAGAGATCTTTTATTGGTAACGCTACCACAGCATTGTGACCAATATTAGCAGAGGATCATAAAACTAACAATTTAACCCAATTTCTTTTTAAGTGGTGGggttttttttgctgtttttttttatattattactaCTAAATTCAGTGTTTGATTCAGGGTTGGATGATTCTCGGAATACTGCCCTTCTTGCTTGGAAAATGATCAGGGATGGTTGCCTAATGAAAATCACAAGATCCTTGAACAAGGTTAGTGGCGTCTTACCTCTTCATTTGGTCATCTCTAACTCCAGAAGCAGTCATAGATTCATTAAAATGTAGATTTCATTTGTGTAGTCATTTATCAATtagtgactttttcttttttgtcacaCCTAATGTATACTGAAGAAATTGTAAATACACAGTTTCTAAAGCTGTTGGATTTGTCTGTGGAATCGTAGGTTCCCACTAAGAAGAATCCCAACATTCTGACCAGAAATTTGAACATAAATCAAGTTGAAGAAACGCCTGCCTGCCACAGTAACATCCAGAGTCCCATCATATATGATGGGGAGCCTAAAAATTCTATAAATTCTCaggaaaaaattcaaatgagGTCAGTGTGTGTGAATTCTCCTAGGAAGTTACAGCAGCATCATTTCCAACCAAAGAATGACTTAAAAGCGGGCTTTCACAACATCCAAAGTTGCTTATCTCTTTGTAGTGCCAAACCCTCTACTTCTCTGGGACAGTTGCAGTCTCCCACCTTGAATTCACCTATCCATATACAGAAGCAAAGACAAAATGACCATCTTGCATTTAATACCAAATCTAAGTCTTTAACAACTAGTTCAGAATTAGTACTTGTTTCTACCACCATTCCATCTGTTAATCATGGTTGTGACGTGGAAATGAGTTCTGTTCCTGACTGTTTACCTATGTTGACTGATTGGGAGGATGTAATTTTACTGCCAGCATCTCAGCCTGATCAAAATATAGATTGTACAGCTCCCATTAGTGTCTCAGGTACCTCATTTAGTTCTGGAGAAAGATCAGTGGTTTTAGAAGAACCAGAAATGCTAAGCTATGAAaatttggaaggcatagagaAAACTCCTCAAAGGTTTGAGACCTCCAAGTCTATTGTGTACCAGAGTCCTCACACTACTATTTATAATGTAAAAGAAACCAAAGATCTAGGTTCAAATGTTTCTGCCTTTAAGTTACCTGAATACAAATCAAGTAGCTTCAACACTATTAATGCCAGTACATCTCATCCTTCAGTTTTGAGAAAACCTCCTCTTCTCCTAGGTGGTACTAAAAGGAATCCATCTAGTCCCCCAACTTTCCCACCAGCAAAAAAACAGACCTTTACTATTCATGAAGAAAAGCCTACATCATCTGATTGCTCCCCAGTAGGGAATTCTTCCCAGAAAGTTCTCCCCGCTGTATTAACTTCTACAGTTAACCCACAGGAGCCTTGGAAGAGTGGGAAAATGACACCTCCCTTATGCAAGTGTGGCCGAAGATCTAAGAGACTTGTTGTTTCTAATAATGGACCAAACCATGGAAAAGTCTTCTATTGTTGCCCTATTGGGAAAtatcatgaaaacagaaaatgttgTGATTATTTCAAATGGGAACAAACTCTTCAGAAGGAAAAAGCCAGCAGCATGGTTCAGTCTCATTTCACAAGGCAGCTCGTTTTTAGTTCTCCAGAAACAAACCATGTTCCTGACAGGAATTCGagcttttctattaaaaatacttTGAGACTCAGACCTTCAATGAGGAATTGATAGGCTTAACTTCATATCCAAGCTCTGTTTCTATGTAATCTGACTTAGTGCAAGAAAGATTTAAGGACATGTCTAAGCTCTGTATACTACACTTGAActatcatacatacatacaaactgaaagagaaaagataaatttatgacCTTCCACTTTCATTCACCAATTGTCTAACATTTGTATTCTGTTTATTCCTGTATGAATCCTAATTGTTCATTAAATTCCCAAACCTGAATATTCTGTTGTCTTATCctatttatatatcatatattattgTTTGCTGAAGAaccacaaatgaaatattttgtaaacTGTATTTATCAAGTTAAATTGAAAAAGCAACAATAGTATATGACATCTGCCTTTTGTAGTTGGAccttgaaacaaattttaaactcTTTGAATAAAAAGGTGACTAATAAAAATCCCTAACTTACTTTCAGGAAGAAACTTGAACTTAAAGAATTACTAAACtctttgatattatttttatttttctggaaagtTTTGTGAGttgtttagttttatttcaaGGCTTGCAGTTGGTTCTAATTTTATATATCAATATTTAGAAAGAATTATTCAGCTAAAGTTTGAAATGTTTGGTTCAGAAGCTGATTCTAtactatacatttaaaattttctcagcATTTGATGAAACACTTTATATTATCAAATTATAGAGACATTGACACTCATGGAGAATAATTTACTgaatgttttatttcaaaattcagCCTTTAATTTCATAACCACAAGATATTTTAAATCAACTTATCAGCCTATTACCACATTTTTTATCACCTCTCCATAGTTCTGTGGCCTCTGCAGATTTATAAATACCATGTTTGGATAACAGCATATTAATGGAGTGATTTTACATTGTTTTCCATTCCTTCTTCctcagttcatttctttttatcttccCACTGATAGTCTTTGGCAGCTCTTGAATAAATTCTATCTGTTGGTATCAAGGGGAAGAAAATTATCCCAGATTTCCCCATTAGATAAAGCCAATtatatagcatttttttaaaatgaattctggGTGAAAGTTGAGGGTACCCATTAGGTTGAGTTTTTGATGTCAAGCTAAAAGAGAAATGGGTATTGTCTAGAAAAATTTTCTTGATAGTATTCACTGCAGGTCCAGTGAACCAGATGACTAGATACATGAAGGTAtgagttttcattttgatttcaaagATTATGGTTGTTATCCATATATTATTAGCTTGCAACATTTGGcatagcttgttttttttttttatttttattttttttgacaggcagagtggacagtgagagagagagacagacagaaaggtcttcctttgccgttggttcaccctccaatggctgccgcggccggcgcgctgtggccggcgcaccgcgccgatccgatggcaggagccaggagccaggtgcttttcctggtctcccatggggtgcagggcccaagcacctgggccatcctccactgcactccctggccacagcagagggctggcctggaagaggggcaaccgggacagaatccggcgccccgaccgggactagaacccggtgtgccggcgccgctaggcagaggattagcctagtgagccgcggcaccggccctggcaTAGCTTGTTTGATGAGAAGGttcattaagaagaaaaaataaatcgcTGAAAGTTTCTGAAACATAGAAAATGCTCATCACAGGATGCTCACCTTTCTGGGATATTTGTAGGGTGCTGTAGTTTTTTTCACATGCTCCTGAATCtcctttttcaattgttcttgaTCCTGTGACTTGTATTCAGGGTTCAGAACAATAAAAGCCTTTACcacctaaaataaatatttgaaacaccAGGAAGATGAattgtgttttctaattttagaatgttttcttattttctctaacTGGGAATTTTAAGTGCATGAATTTTAAGGGCCAGAGGGTTTAATAGAATTTGATCCCAGCGCTGTACTCTTAAGCCAGCCAATTGACTCCCATACCTCCTGGTCTGTACCCAGTACAAGAAAGGGTCTGGGACCTGCTTTCTTTatgatctacttttttttttttttttttttttttgacaggcagagtggacagtgagagagagagagacagagagaaaggtcttcctttgccgttggttcaccctccagtggccgccacggccggcgcaccgcgctgatccgatggcaggagccaggagccaggtgcttttcctggtctcccatggggtgcagggcccaagcacctgggccatcctccactgcactccctggccacagcagagggctggcctggaagaggggcaaccgggacagaatccggcgccccgaccgggactagaacccggtgtgccggcgccgctaggcggaggattagcctagtgagccgcggcgccggccaatgatcTACTTTTGAACCCTCTCTCCTAACCACATCTTGAAGTCTGCTTTCCAACCTGCTTTTGGTTATTTCTGCCTTTAACTTACcaccttatcttttaactccTTCATTAAGGTTTTGTCTTGGAAACTTGGCAATGCACTGAACACTGCCTCTTGAGTAACAACAAAACCTGTTTTAGACTAGCTTCTAGATCTTCACCATCAGTGTTGCCCATATAAACAGCTATCCCACTGAGTTGGCCATATCCTTGTTGAAAAGAATAGTTCACTGATACCATGCATTCTTTATACAAAGTTCTCATGATTCCAACAGCCGCTTGACTATTGACCCACTTACCTGATCCTGAGGAACAAAAGTAGACATAGTGTAGTAGCTTTAGCTATCTAACTGGCACAAGAAAAATCTCATCAATTTATTCTCTCAAACCCAAAGTTCATCCTTTGAGTGTTCTAGGCAATCTAATATAGAGTTTTTTGACTTTTAATGGAGAAGAAGAAAGATAGGccctccctgggaaagcagtaaaaggtggcccaagtccttgggaccctgcacccaca harbors:
- the ERI2 gene encoding ERI1 exoribonuclease 2 isoform X1, yielding MATKRLARQLGLIRRKSIASASGNLGRGKFKQLFQYLIVIDFESTCWNDGKHHHNQEIIEFPAVLLNTSTGEIESEFHTYVQPQEHPILSEFCMELTGIKQTQVDEGVPLKICLSQFCKWIHKIQQQKKIVFSTGVSEPSSSEVQPCTFVTWSDWDLGVCLEYECKRKQLLKPVFLNSWIDLRATYKLFYRRKPKGLSGALQEVGIEFSGREHSGLDDSRNTALLAWKMIRDGCLMKITRSLNKVPTKKNPNILTRNLNINQVEETPACHSNIQSPIIYDGEPKNSINSQEKIQMRSVCVNSPRKLQQHHFQPKNDLKAGFHNIQSCLSLCSAKPSTSLGQLQSPTLNSPIHIQKQRQNDHLAFNTKSKSLTTSSELVLVSTTIPSVNHGCDVEMSSVPDCLPMLTDWEDVILLPASQPDQNIDCTAPISVSGTSFSSGERSVVLEEPEMLSYENLEGIEKTPQRFETSKSIVYQSPHTTIYNVKETKDLGSNVSAFKLPEYKSSSFNTINASTSHPSVLRKPPLLLGGTKRNPSSPPTFPPAKKQTFTIHEEKPTSSDCSPVGNSSQKVLPAVLTSTVNPQEPWKSGKMTPPLCKCGRRSKRLVVSNNGPNHGKVFYCCPIGKYHENRKCCDYFKWEQTLQKEKASSMVQSHFTRQLVFSSPETNHVPDRNSSFSIKNTLRLRPSMRN
- the ERI2 gene encoding ERI1 exoribonuclease 2 isoform X2, with amino-acid sequence MELTGIKQTQVDEGVPLKICLSQFCKWIHKIQQQKKIVFSTGVSEPSSSEVQPCTFVTWSDWDLGVCLEYECKRKQLLKPVFLNSWIDLRATYKLFYRRKPKGLSGALQEVGIEFSGREHSGLDDSRNTALLAWKMIRDGCLMKITRSLNKVPTKKNPNILTRNLNINQVEETPACHSNIQSPIIYDGEPKNSINSQEKIQMRSVCVNSPRKLQQHHFQPKNDLKAGFHNIQSCLSLCSAKPSTSLGQLQSPTLNSPIHIQKQRQNDHLAFNTKSKSLTTSSELVLVSTTIPSVNHGCDVEMSSVPDCLPMLTDWEDVILLPASQPDQNIDCTAPISVSGTSFSSGERSVVLEEPEMLSYENLEGIEKTPQRFETSKSIVYQSPHTTIYNVKETKDLGSNVSAFKLPEYKSSSFNTINASTSHPSVLRKPPLLLGGTKRNPSSPPTFPPAKKQTFTIHEEKPTSSDCSPVGNSSQKVLPAVLTSTVNPQEPWKSGKMTPPLCKCGRRSKRLVVSNNGPNHGKVFYCCPIGKYHENRKCCDYFKWEQTLQKEKASSMVQSHFTRQLVFSSPETNHVPDRNSSFSIKNTLRLRPSMRN